A genomic region of Castor canadensis chromosome 16, mCasCan1.hap1v2, whole genome shotgun sequence contains the following coding sequences:
- the LOC109690671 gene encoding uncharacterized protein isoform X1 — MDPAWQGHVVFEDVAIYFSQEEWRQLDEAQRFLYCDVMLENLALLSSLGCWDGAKDEEAPSEQSVSVGASQVWIPKPGLFTQKTQPSETCDLLLKDILRLAKHNRAQTEQKIHTCEEELYQSKKQIGDPCRRDRWRVSFLKNHRVHMAEKTSACREGWKELPATSDLLPRQVPCCGWKPDREAKGGGARQPGHSDCMCSECGKAFKCKYSLVEHQKIHTRERPYECNKCGKFFKYNANFVKHQRTHSGERTYECRECGKSFLYNYRLMRHKRVHTGERPYECEICGKFFRYSSTFFRHQRVHTGERPYACNECGKFFMDSSTLIKHQRVHTGERPYTCSECGKFFRYNSTLIRHQRLHTGERPYECSICGEFFRYNSNLIKHWRNHTGERPYKCSECGKAFRYHCRLIRHQRVHTGERPYECSECGKFFRYNSNLIKHWRNHTGERPYECTNCGKAFSHKHILVEHQKIHTGERPFECSECRKAFIRKSHLTHHQKVHSEERLVCSLNVGNSFGTTPAPLNMSNFTTEKIYH, encoded by the exons CAGGGCCATGTGGTCTTTGAGGATGTGGCCATATATTTCTCCCAGGAGGAGTGGCGGCAACTTGATGAGGCTCAGAGATTCCTGTACTGTGACGTGATGCTGGAGAACTTGGCACTTTTGTCCTCACTAG gTTGTTGGGATGGAGCCAAGGATGAGGAAGCACCTTCTGAGCAAAGTGTTTCTGTAGGAGCATCACAGGTCTGGATCCCAAAGCCAGGTTTGTTTACTCAGAAGACTCAGCCTAGTGAGACATGTGACCTGCTCTTGAAAGACATTTTGCGCCTGGCCAAGCACAATAGAGCACAAACAGAACAGAAGATACATACTTGTGAGGAAGAGCTTTACCAGTCCAAAAAGCAGATAGGAGATCCTTGTAGAAGGGACAGATGGAGAGTTTCATTTTTGAAGAACCACAGAGTTCACATGGCAGAGAAGACGTCTGCATGCAGGGAGGGTTGGAAGGAATTGCCAGCCACCTCAGACCTTCTCCCACGCCAGGTCCCTTGTTGTGGGTGGAAGCCAGACAGGGAAGCCAAGGGTGGGGGAGCCAGGCAACCTGGACACAGTGATTGCATGTGCagtgaatgtgggaaagccttcaagTGCAAATATTCACTTGTTGAGCACCAGAAAATCCACACAagagaaaggccttatgagtgcAACAAATGTGGGAAATTCTTTAAGTACAATGCCAACTTCGTAAAACATCAGAgaactcacagtggagaaaggactTATGAGTGTAGGGAGTGTGGAAAATCTTTTCTGTACAACTATAGACTCATGAGACATAAGAGAGTTCATACTGGggaaaggccttatgagtgtgAAATCTGTGGGAAATTCTTTCGGTACAGCTCCACATTCTTTAGACATCAGagagttcacactggagaaaggccttatgcATGTAATGAATGTGGGAAATTCTTTATGGACAGCTCCACGCTCATTAAGCATCAGagagttcacactggagaaaggccttacaCATGCAGTGAGTGTGGGAAATTCTTTAGGTACAACTCCACACTCATTAGACATCAGAGGCTTCACAcaggagaaaggccttatgagtgcAGCATATGTGGGGAATTCTTTAGGTACAACTCCAACCTCATTAAGCACTGGAGAAACCACACTGGAGAAAGACCCTATAAGTGCAgcgaatgtgggaaagcctttaggTACCACTGCAGACTCATTAGACACCAGAGAGTCCACACTGGAGAACGGCCTTATGAATGCAGTGAATGTGGGAAATTCTTTCGGTACAACTCCAACCTCATTAAGCACTGGAGAaatcacactggagaaaggccttatgagtgcACTAACTGTGGGAAGGCCTTTAGCCACAAACATATCCTTGTGGAGCACCAGAAAATCCACACTGGAGAAAGACCTTTTGAGTGCAGTGAATGTCGGAAGGCCTTCATCAGAAAGTCCCACCTGACTCATCATCAGAAGGTCCACAGTGAGGAGAGGCTTGTGTGCTCCCTGAATGTGGGGAATTCTTTCGGTACAACTCCAGCTCCATTAAACATGAGCAATTTCACAACGGAGAAAATTTACCATTGA
- the LOC109690671 gene encoding uncharacterized protein isoform X2, with product MSEEQGHVVFEDVAIYFSQEEWRQLDEAQRFLYCDVMLENLALLSSLGCWDGAKDEEAPSEQSVSVGASQVWIPKPGLFTQKTQPSETCDLLLKDILRLAKHNRAQTEQKIHTCEEELYQSKKQIGDPCRRDRWRVSFLKNHRVHMAEKTSACREGWKELPATSDLLPRQVPCCGWKPDREAKGGGARQPGHSDCMCSECGKAFKCKYSLVEHQKIHTRERPYECNKCGKFFKYNANFVKHQRTHSGERTYECRECGKSFLYNYRLMRHKRVHTGERPYECEICGKFFRYSSTFFRHQRVHTGERPYACNECGKFFMDSSTLIKHQRVHTGERPYTCSECGKFFRYNSTLIRHQRLHTGERPYECSICGEFFRYNSNLIKHWRNHTGERPYKCSECGKAFRYHCRLIRHQRVHTGERPYECSECGKFFRYNSNLIKHWRNHTGERPYECTNCGKAFSHKHILVEHQKIHTGERPFECSECRKAFIRKSHLTHHQKVHSEERLVCSLNVGNSFGTTPAPLNMSNFTTEKIYH from the exons CAGGGCCATGTGGTCTTTGAGGATGTGGCCATATATTTCTCCCAGGAGGAGTGGCGGCAACTTGATGAGGCTCAGAGATTCCTGTACTGTGACGTGATGCTGGAGAACTTGGCACTTTTGTCCTCACTAG gTTGTTGGGATGGAGCCAAGGATGAGGAAGCACCTTCTGAGCAAAGTGTTTCTGTAGGAGCATCACAGGTCTGGATCCCAAAGCCAGGTTTGTTTACTCAGAAGACTCAGCCTAGTGAGACATGTGACCTGCTCTTGAAAGACATTTTGCGCCTGGCCAAGCACAATAGAGCACAAACAGAACAGAAGATACATACTTGTGAGGAAGAGCTTTACCAGTCCAAAAAGCAGATAGGAGATCCTTGTAGAAGGGACAGATGGAGAGTTTCATTTTTGAAGAACCACAGAGTTCACATGGCAGAGAAGACGTCTGCATGCAGGGAGGGTTGGAAGGAATTGCCAGCCACCTCAGACCTTCTCCCACGCCAGGTCCCTTGTTGTGGGTGGAAGCCAGACAGGGAAGCCAAGGGTGGGGGAGCCAGGCAACCTGGACACAGTGATTGCATGTGCagtgaatgtgggaaagccttcaagTGCAAATATTCACTTGTTGAGCACCAGAAAATCCACACAagagaaaggccttatgagtgcAACAAATGTGGGAAATTCTTTAAGTACAATGCCAACTTCGTAAAACATCAGAgaactcacagtggagaaaggactTATGAGTGTAGGGAGTGTGGAAAATCTTTTCTGTACAACTATAGACTCATGAGACATAAGAGAGTTCATACTGGggaaaggccttatgagtgtgAAATCTGTGGGAAATTCTTTCGGTACAGCTCCACATTCTTTAGACATCAGagagttcacactggagaaaggccttatgcATGTAATGAATGTGGGAAATTCTTTATGGACAGCTCCACGCTCATTAAGCATCAGagagttcacactggagaaaggccttacaCATGCAGTGAGTGTGGGAAATTCTTTAGGTACAACTCCACACTCATTAGACATCAGAGGCTTCACAcaggagaaaggccttatgagtgcAGCATATGTGGGGAATTCTTTAGGTACAACTCCAACCTCATTAAGCACTGGAGAAACCACACTGGAGAAAGACCCTATAAGTGCAgcgaatgtgggaaagcctttaggTACCACTGCAGACTCATTAGACACCAGAGAGTCCACACTGGAGAACGGCCTTATGAATGCAGTGAATGTGGGAAATTCTTTCGGTACAACTCCAACCTCATTAAGCACTGGAGAaatcacactggagaaaggccttatgagtgcACTAACTGTGGGAAGGCCTTTAGCCACAAACATATCCTTGTGGAGCACCAGAAAATCCACACTGGAGAAAGACCTTTTGAGTGCAGTGAATGTCGGAAGGCCTTCATCAGAAAGTCCCACCTGACTCATCATCAGAAGGTCCACAGTGAGGAGAGGCTTGTGTGCTCCCTGAATGTGGGGAATTCTTTCGGTACAACTCCAGCTCCATTAAACATGAGCAATTTCACAACGGAGAAAATTTACCATTGA